The Ananas comosus cultivar F153 linkage group 22, ASM154086v1, whole genome shotgun sequence genome segment TTTCGTTGAAATACTTATgtctggatagacctagtgggtaagtcggcgaggtcggttgccgaacccactggataGACCTAATAGAGTACATTGCTATGTTCATCCATTCATTTtgtttattgaggcatagtagcatgttgcagatttcattactatgtagcagctcattttcatatatctatctatctacttatgacTGCTTAGACCTaatgggaagatcggcggagtcggcggccgaacctactgggaactattattagttctcatcccactgtgttgcagggccgagttcgagcggaccgggcgaggaccgcggtaagggcatagcgccctagtagctagtagcattcctttttgcattagagaaCCCTCGTGTACATGAATGACATATGATGTATAGTTGGTGAGATGCTTTTGGAGAGTtacttatgtattttggagataaACATGTAAACCTTATGTAtgcattttggaagatgaaaatgtaattaattatgtaatggttgaatgaaattgtaatagttagaactTTCTCTCTCGTTTTGCTTGTGTAATTACTTGCTTAATACACTCGCAATGTTCAGGCATGTTGTTTAAGTTTACCTGGGCAACTTGATGTACATGACTTTGTTGTTTAGTCTtcggcggacaggggaggtgatcttcgttcggcgtttgttcgacgtgtccgaaccgaccaaattggcggttgcgggACGTAACAATAAGGATGGTCCAAGAACAGTTTAAAGAGAATTCTTGAGAGGAAATCGATAGCTAGAAGTGAAATCGGAGACTCAGATGGATGACGGAGAGCCTTTCCTATTAGAattgggattttagggttataTAAACTCTTATAATTAATCTAAGCTTCATTATTGATACCCTAGTTGAGAGGAAAATGTGGAGAGCATCTTGAGAGAGAGTTTCTTGTAATCCAATTTTACTTCTTGTACGTTTGTCTCATGAATTAATGGAAAAACGCATTGAGGTGGTCTTACCTGTGGACGTAGGTCGACTCATTATTGGTCGAACCATGTAAATCCTGTGTTCTTTTATTCTCTTGTTCTTCTTATTGCTTTGTTATTTTAGTTCTTATTTTCcacaattattctttttttttttttttaatctacgaAGATCCTGTTTTCACTGCACTTGTGTGCGTGTGAGTTTGAGATGTGCTTTGGTAAGCCTGGCTAGTCTTTTCACTTCCCTCCCTTTTGTTGATAGGTGTGTACCGTGGGGTGGTaagggcggggggggggggggcagTGGTACTCGGCGTGGGGCTGGGGGTTGtctctctttccctttgttcctctcttctttctctctctatatcttctctctttttcattCTCTTGAttgaaagattttttattttaataatattttatttcgttTAGTTAAATTAGCTAATCGTCACATGTCAGTAATAAGTGTCTATTGGAATGGACGCTTAGTTATGGATGAGAATGGTTTACAATATGTCGGCAGTTGAAAAAATTGATCACAATTCCTTCTGATGCTACATTTAATAATTTCGAGATGAGAATATAAAAGCTATTCCCCGTGTTtgaaaaccctaaatcctaaatGCTAAACCATAAAACCCCTAAAATCGTAAAATCCTAAAGCCTaaaaatcctaaaccctaaaaccctaaaccctacaatCCTAAACCTACAATCCTAAACTCTACTAACCCTAAAAAACTTATACGCAAAATGGGCAAACGGccaaattttagttaattaataagaataatttcgATTTTATGAAGTTAGaaagatatttttgatattaacaattttttaaagTGTATCTATATAATTAGGGCTGGACAAAAGGGTACTCAGGAAATAAAccctttatttttctattcactgcttttattctctcttaacataatttattagttatatTAAATGCTTGTTGGAATGTGGTGCCCACATTTGCCCTCCGATCCACATAAGGAGTGGATTAGgatttattctaattaattaaagattaagataaattaatatatctCTTCTTAGATAAGAAACGTATCTTTTAATGAATATCTATGagatttcttctttcttctctcttttttttttcttttggtatttCCACCTACGTTTCTGGGGTTTTAGAGTGTAGACATAGAAGAgaactctggtagccctcttcgcATCCAACGATCCACAACGCATGGAAGAAGGCAAGATACGTAGAAAATTCAGAAGTATCGAGATAAGGACGATCCGAGAAGGCTAGTAAAATAAGTAATCCGATCCAATTCTGGTTTCTGGGTATGTTGGCTATCTAATTTGTAAGTTTTCCCTGTCCTCTATTTCCAACAATGCTTAATAGCATTTGTTCACTCTTTATACATACTGCTGAAAAAAATCTGCTGCACAATAGAATCTGTTATTCACTGCATAATAGTATCTGCTCATTGCAAAACTAAATTTACACACAATGTagtttaatttctttatttcCTGAATTAAATAGTTTActtattttaaaagtattttaaatctgaacatatttttgagttttcaaaatatatttctattaagAGAGCCGATTTTTTTCTCAACACATACATCTTTATTAAATTAGACATGCAGGGAACAATACATATACGTTACATCTCTTCCATAGACCATATAGATGAGCATGCCATATCATATCCTCTTAACTAAATTGAGTACTAGGTATAGAAAGATCCTGATGTgggaatttttcttcttttttttttttttttaacatttgagCAACATTCCCAAATTCTACTCACAACTAAGATGAAGTGCATGTTGTGACACAACAAACTTATTAACATTGCATTAATAGAGCACACGCATTGCGCAGGGATTGATAGATGAACTACTACTCATGAGTTCTATAGCTGCCAATATATAGAGGAAGTACTAGACGTATATAATCTGTTCATGCATAAAAATGGAGTGGCTGGATTGTAATTAAGCCAAGATTTCATTGAGAGATTTGGGTTGTGATTCAATCTCCTTGCCCTTCTCCAATGCATGATCcgactgctgctgctgctgctccaaTTTCGCGAGCTTCTTGAGCCTGGCGAGCTCGAGATCGCGGCTCATCTTCCGACGGTACATCTCCGCGAAGGTGATGGGCTCGTCGAGCACGGGCTCTTCGCCCTCCCGAATGGCCAGCGGGTAGACGATTGCCTCTGGGGCCGGGTTCTGGAACGTCGCGATCGACAGCCTGCTGCAGTTTGAGTTCACCACCGCCTGGTGGTCGGCGTTCTTGAACCGACCGTTGCTCAGATACTGCAATCCTCCAACAAAATTCGAGTAAGGACTGCTGCTATATTATGCGAAATAAGCATATACATATCATtgcaatttatttattagtgCCTGTTTGATCTAGCTTTTTTATGCTCATTCCAGTTATAGGTCAAATGCATGGGAATAGATCTTTAAACATTAGTTCCTTCGATTCGAATCCCAACACTAacatattaattatttgatgatttcttttgtaaaaaaaaactttacaaCAAAACGATCTCTATCTTACTTCACGAAAACTTACGTAACTTGAATAGTCTGGCagaatttgatgaaaaattttcTTATGAAGGGATCAATGAATGCGTGTGACCTACAGACATGttgaacaaaaataaataaataaatgtcgAATCATTTACCAGCATACTTACATGGCCATGGTCCCCGAGGTTGACGACGAAAGCGCCCTCGACAGGCTGGACGGTTATCCACGTCTTGCCGCCATCCTTGGTGGCCTGCAGGCCGCCGACCTGGTCCTGCAGAAGGAGTGTGATAGTTCCGGGGTCGGTGTGCCGCTTGAGGCCGAGCGTGAGGTCGGGCTGCGGGCACTTGGGATAGAAGTTCACCACAACTTTCTGATCCATGTCCACGCAGGCGCTGGTCAGCGCCTCCCGGTCGAGGCCCATCGCCTCCGACAGCACCCCCAGGAGCTTGCAGGCCAGGCCCATCAGCTTCTCGCTGTACGACTCCACGACGGCCCGCCACCCCTCGGGCTTGTCCGGCCACCTTGAGTAGTCCCGGGCCCGAACCGGATATGAGAAGAAAGTCACAATCTCCCTCCAGTCCTGCACTGCTTCTCCCTGCAGCAGCATTCCATGCATGCAGCAGCTCATACATCAAGCAATTAATTGATGACTCTTGACCAGTTTGAGTTCTATGCAACAGTTTTTATTCGACTTTTAATGCCAAGAACTTGATTGAACCATTAGATTATTTGAATGCGACTACCTAACTTTTGAAAATCTTGATTTCACTATTTATTgaagtttctaattttttttctattcacaAGTCTTGAAAAATTATTGTGAATCAGTACGTCCGTTTATCGCCTTGCCATCTATCAATAAAATAATACATCATCTATTTTCTTAATTAGCAAAAATTTTTCATTCGCTTTAGCGGTTCTGGAGACTGAAATATCAGATGTGATAGATGACATTCAAAGATTGTACTTTTGCTCCCAAATAATCCAAAGTTCATTAATTAGTTCCTTAATAAATGTCCACCCAACAACATAGAAAAGGCACATTGaaaatcttttttcttattaacTCAAAAGATTTTGCCAAGATGATTAATGGATAAATTGCACgctggtcctcaaactatgagatcGTTGCCACATTGgctctcaaactttaatttattacaatttctagctcgaacttttaaaattactGCAATCAAGTCTCTCTACCTAATTTAATGGACTAAATATTAACACATTGTTGTTGATATGAAAGTTATATAGTGTCTTAATTATTATCGCATTATCAATTACAATACTTTCATATCACTTTTAATTATATCAacaatttttttcatatttaagcAAGTAAAAGTAAGTTATGGGACTTCATTGCAATAATTCTATGAGTTCGAGCTAGAAGTgaccataaattaaaatttgaaaatcaaaatattgtttGACTCACGTATTCAAGACTAGACATTTAATTTATCCATAATTAACCGAAGTACTGATCATCTTCATTCAAGCTGGTGTCAACGGGTTTGTCCGAACCTGACTATCAAACCcgaaatccaaatccgaacccaaatccgagaaatttcaaaaattaatgtCCAAAGCTGACCCGACCAAGAATCtgaaactcgaacccgaacccgaaacaatttttttctctttgcaatatttcaaaacatattaatattaaatctaaatttttaaaatacaaattcaatatatatatatatatagagagagagagagagagagagaactaggctagagcactattaatagcactaagttattggtgctattagatttcggcgatgaagggatgtgcagttaggatgataatggtccaTAGAATTTAGTGGATGGTTGGTGGAATTATATAATCTAAAGTGTGGAAATGGTCACAGAGGTTGAGCTAACAgtagaaaacttggtagcaccaagtgtttgatAATATTGATAGGATTgcagccagactatatatatatatatatatatatatgagttgagctagaatacttgtaaaagtattatgtgggtggtgcttttgagattttagccattggatggagagatgtgaggttgagataatggtggtaggtggtggtaagtGGTGGTAgctggaatagtgtttgatccaagggctattagtaatcaaggagtagatccaatggctaaaaacctaatagcatcatgggggtaatacttgtaaaagtattctagctcaattatatatatatatatatatatatatataaaaagaatcgTTGTAGACGGGAAGAGCCACGTGCCCAAAATTAGAAGtcaaaaagtgaaaaaagtaAATTCAAAAAGTTGATGGGGTAAAAgtccaataaattttttttttttattttcaatcacaaCACACacaaaagtggtgatataatcATTCATTACCAAATCTATTAAACTAGGTTATTAAGAGGGTTTGgtaatttgaattaatactaaTCAAATCTTAAATATGAGTTGATCTGTTTCTCCGTGGCGGCTAATCTAATCCATCATCTATGgaagtaaattttaattagagagagagagtctcaatataattaatcataataaaaaaaaagactaaattacataaaaccttcctgtcaaaatctgatttttcacttttccttctctgtcatttaaaaacctacactttatccttttataaaataaaaaatgttcacagggagGTATGGTgtaaactgtgatgataaaataaccattttgtcCCTCACCATTTTTGGCAACAAAAGAAAAGACTGagagcatttttggcataaaaaaatatataataatattttataaacgaaatcctaacggattactaacggtagggagtgaagtgaatattttttattttataagaggataaagtgtaggtttttaaatgatggGGGAAAgtaaaaatcgaattttgataaaaaaaaagttctgtaatttagcctaaagaaatatataattaatcataGATTCATGAACATTTGGTGATTAGCTCAACTCACCTATGAAAAAGTCAATAGCAATGTGCAATTAGAAATCTAGTGCAACACTTCAACGTGCTAGTATATAAATTAATGTCTCCATATTTATCcactaaactttttaaaataaaaaaatgatcattatcaaatttaataatgcCACCCATGAGTTGTCCAAAATTGACTTCCCAATTTTGTTTGTGTTAATAATGcatgggtttggattttattagatttggattttggcttTTTCTCCATCTAAGTCTTAAAAATTATTGTGATTAAGTTTGATGTAACATCAATTACACTATTGTTAATTGGACCATCCAAGGACCAGTAATAAAATAGTGAGAAATTTGGGTGTGTGGAAAAGGGATTCTCAAGGGTGTAGGTGtgaaaattattagaattttaggAAACTTAGGAGAAAAAGTCCTCCATGTTGCACATATTTTATGTATTATGACTTGACTAATTACTTAAAATCAACATTAGTTGGTGCCCATTGAAGAACTCCTTCTAGTtgctctcaattttttttttatcttttttttatttcacattGCAAGATATTCAAACCAAAGCAAAATGATTTGATGTGATTTGTCTCATTGAgctttagataaaaaaattgcCTTGAGGGACACTCAAAGTTAGAAGAATATACTCCAGAAAGAGTAATGCTTTGTATATTTGATGGGTAGAGAGATGCAAATGGGACGAATCTCAGGGGCGGGAGGAGTTTTCCATCTCCTGCTTTATTTATTATCGGGTCAGGACGGATTAATTTTAATGCTATTTTTAATCTCACTTAGCACTCCATTCACAGCTTGATCAGGAAAGGAGCGAACTTTTGGCAGATTTTTGATGAATCGaaatggaagaaaaaaaaggggtctCCCATCCCCTGCCCCACTTGACTGGCGGATCGGAGTAGATTCGAGACAGATCATATTTTCTAGATTTTTAGTTCCCCACTTACCGTCCTATTCAGAACATATCGCTGCGGGAACTCCACTAATTTTGGattcatttgcatccctagtgaTGGATAATCATTTGTTACCTTCTAAAAGTTGATGTTCTATGACCTttcatttttgaaatttgaaatacttaACTATTTACTAATTAGCACGCTAGAGTGCTGACTTATTAATAATACTTAGAGTGACATTTATATCTTTTAGTCTGCTTCCTCGTAATATTCGCACGCACACTGAGCAATGTTTATGATTGGAGCTCTGCCGCTAGTACACCCAAAAGCGATTGTATATCTTACACTCCCTCATTCAAAAGCCAAGAATAGCCTCATGTCTCgtgaattcttttttttaaaaaaatactaaaaaagtTTGTGGGGTTTTCCCTTAAAAAAGATGTTTTTGCAAGATTGTtcttgaaaaattaaaaaaagggaaaataattttgtgtgtttttttctcaagaaaataagattttttgGGGGCCTCCTATTGCTTTCACTTGATCATTAACAAAGCCTAAAAAGTGCCCCACTCAATTTTATTGGGCCTAAACTTGTTAAGAGCCCAAATTGTCGAGCGACAACGGATTGGACCATCTTGGCCCATTAATCATCTTAATTTGTTGCGACATTTGATTTGGATTGACGCAGTTGCAATTCGACCATAAATCAAGTTTAGTGCGACTAGAAACATCAGTTCAGCTATTTATTAAGATGATGTTGAGAAGATCTGCTGAGAGTTGTCGCTTCATTTCGACATTTGCAAGAAAAAATGTTGATTCGATAAACTGCTCGCGGTCTTCTCAACGAACAATAGAACTTATGAATCTATTCTcaataaataattagatttataacCAAACTAAACACCTCCTTAATGAATTCCgaaataatgcaaaaaattatttcctaGAACCAACTTaggtatgaaatttttataggttAATATTACAAAAGGTGTGGTATTCATAAGATTC includes the following:
- the LOC109727431 gene encoding naringenin,2-oxoglutarate 3-dioxygenase, which translates into the protein MARGTSTPFLPTAAAEETTVRASFVRDEDERPKVAYNEFSGDIPVISLAGIDGDGGGRRAEICRRIVAACEDWGIFQVVDHGVDAALVAHMTALARDFFALPPDDKLRFDMSGGKKGGFIVSSHLQGEAVQDWREIVTFFSYPVRARDYSRWPDKPEGWRAVVESYSEKLMGLACKLLGVLSEAMGLDREALTSACVDMDQKVVVNFYPKCPQPDLTLGLKRHTDPGTITLLLQDQVGGLQATKDGGKTWITVQPVEGAFVVNLGDHGHYLSNGRFKNADHQAVVNSNCSRLSIATFQNPAPEAIVYPLAIREGEEPVLDEPITFAEMYRRKMSRDLELARLKKLAKLEQQQQQSDHALEKGKEIESQPKSLNEILA